One Triplophysa dalaica isolate WHDGS20190420 chromosome 1, ASM1584641v1, whole genome shotgun sequence DNA segment encodes these proteins:
- the mindy2 gene encoding ubiquitin carboxyl-terminal hydrolase MINDY-2 — MEKNANPHRDAGGSVLCFVIPAETGDIKSVGGVKDVCEKRETLTTRASAICANATPCSETSDAVETVDYSKSIQATALSETLSADAADRLSNGTGYEPPMAAAGNEGGTSKLVNNPTGVKPSAPSNITSVQTDALEGGMQEPTELSKPGHVNLCPDKKESGSEHGSEPSIAGESRSFDSLESFSNLNSCPSSDLNSEGLEDKGLALAIQSEYGAEGKLPCPKDRGTGQSLYHIKWIKWKEENTPIITQNENGPCPLLAIMNVLLLSWKVKLPPMMEIITAEQLMEYLGDYILEAKPKEISEAQRLNYEQNMSDAMAVLHKLQTGLDVNVKFTGVRVFEYTPECIVFDLLDIPLYHGWLVDPQMADIVKAVGNCSYNQLVEKIISCKQSDRSELAGEGFVAEQFLNSTATQLTYHGLCELTSTVQEGELGVFFRNNHFSTMTKFKAQLYLLVTDQGFLTEEKVVWESLHNVDGDGNFCDSEFYLRPPSDPETVYHGQQDQIDQDYLMALSLQQEQQASDLGWEQIPEGISDLELAKKLQEEEDCRASQYYQEQEQAQEAAAQAQGQQAAVGADQVDRAAEASAAGASAGSTSPGKQPSTGERKPKKEAKDKDKCVLL; from the exons ATGGAGAAGAATGCAAATCCACATCGAGACGCGGGAGGAAGTGTTCTGTGCTTCGTCATTCCGGCAGAGACCGGAGACATCAAATCTGTCGGTGGAGTGAAAGATGTCTGCGAGAAGAGAGAGACTTTGACTACTCGTGCAAGTGCTATCTGTGCTAATGCTACACCCTGCTCAGAGACATCAGATGCTGTTGAAACGGTCGACTATAGCAAGAGCATACAAGCAACCGCTTTATCAGAGACACTGTCGGCCGATGCAGCCGACCGGTTGAGCAACGGGACGGGATATGAGCCGCCAATGGCTGCTGCTGGGAATGAGGGTGGCACCTCAAAGTTAGTAAACAACCCAACGGGGGTGAAGCCGTCAGCTCCCTCCAACATTACTAGTGTGCAAACGGACGCTTTGGAAGGAGGGATGCAAGAACCAACAGAACTCTCCAAACCGGGTCACGTTAATTTGTGTCCGGACAAGAAAGAATCCGGGAGCGAACATGGCAGTGAGCCCAGCATCGCGGGAGAGTCCCGTAGCTTTGATTCACTAGAGTCCTTCTCCAATCTAAACTCTTGTCCAAGTTCAGACCTTAACAGTGAAGGGCTGGAGGACAAGGGACTGGCTCTGGCTATTCAGAGCGAATACGGGGCCGAGGGAAAACTCCCGTGTCCAAAGGACAGAGGCACCGGACAGTCGTTATACCACATCAAGTGGATCAAGTGGAAGGAGGAGAACACGCCCATCATAACACAGAATGAGAACGGGCCGTGCCCGCTACTGGCCATTATGAATGTCCTGCTATTATCATGGAAG GTCAAGCTGCCACCAATGATGGAGATAATAACAGCCGAACAGCTGATGGAATATCTGG GAGACTATATCCTTGAAGCCAAGCCGAAAGAGATCTCCGAGGCTCAGCGGTTGAACTACGAACAG aaCATGAGTGATGCCATGGCAGTTCTGCATAAACTGCAGACAGGTCTGGATGTGAACGTGAAGTTCACAGGTGTACGGGTATTCGAGTACACGCCCGAGTGCATCGTCTTCGACCTGTTGGATATTCCGCTCTATCATGGATGGCTGGTTGACCCGCAG ATGGCAGATATAGTGAAGGCAGTGGGGAACTGCAGTTATAACCAGTTGGTGGAGAAGATAATCAGCTGTAAACAGTCAGACCGCAGTGAGCTGGCCGGGGAAG GTTTTGTGGCAGAGCAGTTCTTGAACAGCACAGCGACTCAGCTGACCTACCACGGCCTGTGTGAGCTCACCTCCACCGTACAGGAGGGAGAACTCGGCGTCTTCTTCAGGAACAATCATTTCAGCACCATGACCAAATTTAAG GCCCAGCTGTACCTGCTGGTGACAGATCAGGGTTTTCTCACTGAAGAGAAAGTGGTTTGGGAAAGTCTCCATAATGTTGATGGAGACGGAAACTTCTGCGACTCTGAGTTTTATCTGAGGCCGCCCTCTGACCCGGAAACAGTGTACCACGGTCAGCAAGACCAGATCGATCAG gaCTACCTGATGGCGCTGTCTCTACAGCAGGAGCAGCAGGCTTCAGATCTGGGTTGGGAACAGATCCCAGAAGGCATCAGTGATCTGGAGCTGGCCAAGAAGTTGCAAGAGGAGGAAGACTGTAGAGCATCGCAGTACTATCAGGAGCAAGAGCAAGCACAGGAAGCAGCTGCGCAGGCACAG GGACAGCAGGCAGCAGTGGGTGCGGATCAGGTGGACAGAGCAGCAGAAGCATCAGCCGCCGGGGCCTCAGCAGGCTCCACAAGCCCTGGAAAACAGCCCTCCACGGGGGAGCGCAAACCTAAGAAAGAGGCCAAGGACAAAGACAAATGCGTCTTGTTGTAA
- the sltm gene encoding SAFB-like transcription modulator isoform X3, producing the protein MLNNVFCHVLCLLNPSDVTDTDDGTRENSKTFSCEDGLAEPEADVEPDLEAEVETEPEPEPEPEPEAEAEVEAEREADPEFSALEAMESEPGPETVKEVEDDNISVTIQAEDAITLDVDGDDLLETGKHVKLPDSEAEKGSEEAEVSAEMGQGTDSLAEEIDDHKDGKRDDGLKSDAAKKDNRETSKKGETGEKEKDSGKKGPSSTGATGQAKSSSKDRDGKATKDEKGGSSTSSSRNLWVSGLSSNTKAADLKNLFGKYGRVFSAKVVTNARSPGAKCYGLVTMSSSAEVTRCISHLDRTELHGQQISVDRVKTDPFKKDFSKKEGEEKNSSSKTSGEKRTPTGTKTSSKTQVSSKKEEKKPEKPSEKDGKDAKKPDSKSNKSDTTFNSGAEASKKDERKHGRKTPSKMIMIDQSKREQPFNKARPPFRRGGRFEKPGPLNMMNRRPRWFIPPEEMEMKKGRLMLNKGGNKDILPFEKMKEQRMRERMVRMERVRRAMELRRRREIAERERRERERIRIMREREERDNLMRERQRLEMERQKLERERMERERLERERIRIEQERRKEAERLIREREELRRQQEQLRYEQEKRNNLKRGRDVDQRRDDPYWSGGKKMHTEPEGRMSQGSDYNNRQQNRFNDFHPRDRNRYPPTSTVQSNNFDRRNRFDNEADSKKNRPAPRREGSGFDRYPKNFEPVRRAEPPPPPRTELRDSDRREIRDRDERRQVAMPDRAAGGRAPPQAMAHSRPPRDGNHSWKSDGGLNSKQDVRGAVRLRPDRPGREGPGPAMRGASTANRGRTSFNSRDGGRPVVMGDQQPFGSGRQVVVERHGRDPGPRKDWHGAAGSQSGGFPDNRRIGETRPGMMAPHSNHPSTGMNRIVQITNVPMAGGSGGFKPFKGRF; encoded by the exons ATGTTAAACAATGTGTTTTGCCATGTTTTATGCTTGTTAAATCCCTCAGATGTAACGGATACTGATGATGGTACTCGTGAAAATTCTAAAACCTTCTCCTGTGAAGATGGCCTTGCAGAGCCTGAGGCTGATGTGGAGCCCGATCTTGAGGCAGAGGTGGAAACAGAGCCTGAACCAGAGCCTGAGCCTGAACCCGAGGCTGAAGCAGAGGTTGAGGCGGAGAGAGAAGCCGACCCCGAATTCTCAGCATTGGAGGCCATGGAAAGCGAACCTGGCCCTGAGACTGTGAAAGAAGTTGAGGATGACAATATATCCGTCACCATCCAGGCCGAAGATGCAATCACATTGGATGTGGATGGCGACGACCTCCTGGAGACAGGTAAACATGTGAAACTTCCAGATTCTGAGGCAGAAAAGGGCTCCGAAGAAGCTGAGGTCTCTGCTGAGATGGGGCAGGGCACAGATTCGCTGGCTGAAGAGATAGATGACCACAAAGATGGTAAGAGAGATGATGGGCTGAAGTCTGATGCCGCTAAGAAGGACAACAGAGAAACCTCGAAGAAAGGAGAAACAGGAGAGAAGGAAAAGGATTCTGGGAAGAAAGGCCCCTCTTCAACTGGGGCAACAGGTCAAGCAAAGAG ctCTTCAAAGGACAGGGATGGAAAAGCCACGAAAGATGAAAAGG GAGGCAGCAGCACCAGCTCTTCTCGCAATCTATGGGTGAGTGGTCTGTCTTCAAACACCAAAGCAGCTGATCTGAAGAACCTCTTTGGCAAATACGGAAGG GTTTTTAGTGCCAAAGTTGTCACCAACGCTCGTAGCCCAGGAGCCAAGTGTTATGGTTTAGTCACCATGTCATCCAGCGCGGAAGTGACCAGGTGCATCTCTCACCTCGACCGCACAGAACTCCACGGACAGCAAATATCTGTGGACAGG GTGAAAACTGACCCATTTAAGAAGGACTTCTCAAAGAAAGAAGGGGAAGAGAAGAACAGTTCCAGTAAAACCTCTGGAGAAAAGCGCACTCCAACTGGAACCAAAACCTCCAGCAA GACTCAAGTTTCCTCTAAAAAGGAAGAGAAGAAACCTGAAAAACCCTCTGAGAAAGATGGCAAAGATGCCAAAAAGCCAGACTCCAAGAGCAACAAATCTGACACAACGTTTAATTCGGGAGCAGAAGCATCTAAGAAAGACGAAAGGAAGCATGGGC GAAAGACTCCAAGCAAGATGATCATGATTGACCAATCTAAAAGAGAGCAGCCTTTTAATAAAGCTCGACCTCCTTTCAGAAGGGGTGGAAGGTTTGAAAAG CCTGGTCCACTCAATATGATGAACAGACGGCCTAGATGGTTCATACCACCTGAGGAG ATGGAGATGAAGAAGGGCAGGCTCATGCTCAACAAAGGGGGCAACAAGGACATCCTTCCATTTGAGAAAATGAAGGAGCAGCGGATGCGTGAGCGCATGGTCAGAATGGAGCGTGTTCGCAGGGCCATGGAGCTGCGCAG ACGGCGTGAGATAGCTGAGAGGGAGCGTCGGGAAAGGGAGCGAATCCGTATCATGCGCGAGCGGGAAGAGAGGGATAACCTGATGAGAGAGCGGCAAAGACTGGAAATGGAGAGGCAGAAACTTGAGCGTGAGcgcatggagagagagagattggagCGAGAGAGGATTCGCATCGAGCAG GAGCGGCGCAAGGAAGCAGAGCGTTTGATTCGTGAACGCGAGGAACTGAGACGACAGCAGGAACAGCTGCGTTATGAACAGGAGAAACGAAACAACTTAAAGAGGGGACGTGATGTTGACCAGAG GAGGGATGACCCCTACTGGAGTGGCGGTAAAAAGATGCACACCGAGCCAGAGGGAAGGATGAGTCAGGGTTCAGACTATAACAACCGGCAGCAGAACCGCTTTAATGACTTTCACCCTAGAGACCGGAATCGATACCCTCCCACATCAACTGTGCAGTCCAACAACTTTGATAG AAGAAACCGTTTTGACAATGAAGCAGATTCAAAAAAGAATCGTCCCGCTCCACGTCGAGAAGGATCCGGGTTTGATCGTTATCCTAAAAACTTTGAGCCTGTGAGGAGAGCGGAACCCCCACCACCTCCCCGCACAGAGCTGAGGGACAGTGACAGGCGAGAGATTCGTGACCGTGATGAGCGCAGGCAGGTAGCCATGCCTGATCGAGCAGCGGGAGGCAGAGCACCACCTCAAGCTATGGCTCACTCCAGACCCCCCAGAGATGGCAACCATAGCTGGAAGAGCGATGGGGGATTGAACTCAAAACAAGATGTCAG AGGAGCAGTGCGGCTGCGCCCAGATCGTCCTGGCAGAGAAGGGCCCGGTCCTGCTATGAGAGGGGCTTCTACAGCCAACCGAGGCAGGACCAGTTTCAACAGCCGAGATGGAGGCCGGCCTGTTGTTATGGGAGACCAG CAGCCTTTTGGCAGCGGCAGGCAGGTGGTGGTGGAAAGACACGGGCGTGATCCAGGTCCCAGGAAAGACTGGCATGGAGCAGCGGGGTCACAGAGTGGAGGATTTCCCGATAACCGCAGAATAGGAGAGACTCGGCCGGGCATGATGGCACCACACTCAAA CCATCCTTCCACTGGAATGAACAGAATTGTGCAGATCACTAATGTTCCCATGGCTGGTGGCAGTGGAGGATTCAAACCCTTTAAAGGGCGCTTCTAG
- the sltm gene encoding SAFB-like transcription modulator isoform X2 has protein sequence MASGAISAETKKITDLRVVDLKSELKRRNLDVTGVKNTLVARLKQALEDEGGDPDNIEITVSADTPTRKHVKSKGKKTDQDADAVMEEEPLSKETEEEESEKDGLAEPEADVEPDLEAEVETEPEPEPEPEPEAEAEVEAEREADPEFSALEAMESEPGPETVKEVEDDNISVTIQAEDAITLDVDGDDLLETGKHVKLPDSEAEKGSEEAEVSAEMGQGTDSLAEEIDDHKDGKRDDGLKSDAAKKDNRETSKKGETGEKEKDSGKKGPSSTGATGQAKSSSKDRDGKATKDEKGGSSTSSSRNLWVSGLSSNTKAADLKNLFGKYGRVFSAKVVTNARSPGAKCYGLVTMSSSAEVTRCISHLDRTELHGQQISVDRVKTDPFKKDFSKKEGEEKNSSSKTSGEKRTPTGTKTSSKTQVSSKKEEKKPEKPSEKDGKDAKKPDSKSNKSDTTFNSGAEASKKDERKHGRKTPSKMIMIDQSKREQPFNKARPPFRRGGRFEKPGPLNMMNRRPRWFIPPEEMEMKKGRLMLNKGGNKDILPFEKMKEQRMRERMVRMERVRRAMELRRRREIAERERRERERIRIMREREERDNLMRERQRLEMERQKLERERMERERLERERIRIEQERRKEAERLIREREELRRQQEQLRYEQEKRNNLKRGRDVDQRRDDPYWSGGKKMHTEPEGRMSQGSDYNNRQQNRFNDFHPRDRNRYPPTSTVQSNNFDRRNRFDNEADSKKNRPAPRREGSGFDRYPKNFEPVRRAEPPPPPRTELRDSDRREIRDRDERRQVAMPDRAAGGRAPPQAMAHSRPPRDGNHSWKSDGGLNSKQDVRGAVRLRPDRPGREGPGPAMRGASTANRGRTSFNSRDGGRPVVMGDQQPFGSGRQVVVERHGRDPGPRKDWHGAAGSQSGGFPDNRRIGETRPGMMAPHSNHPSTGMNRIVQITNVPMAGGSGGFKPFKGRF, from the exons ATGGCGTCGGGAGCCATTTCAGCGGAGACGAAGAAGATCACAGATTTACGCGTTGTAGACCTAAAATCTGAACTCAAACGACGAAATTTGGATGTTACTGGGGTGAAAAATACTCTTGTAGCGAGATTGAAACAG GCTTTAGAAGATGAAGGTGGAGATCCTGACAACATCGAGATTACAGTGTCTGCTGACACGCCCACAAGAAAACATGTCAAATCTAAAG GAAAGAAGACGGACCAGGATGCTGATGCCGTCATGGAAGAGGAACCTTTGTCTAAG GAAACCGAAGAGGAGGAATCAGAGAAAG ATGGCCTTGCAGAGCCTGAGGCTGATGTGGAGCCCGATCTTGAGGCAGAGGTGGAAACAGAGCCTGAACCAGAGCCTGAGCCTGAACCCGAGGCTGAAGCAGAGGTTGAGGCGGAGAGAGAAGCCGACCCCGAATTCTCAGCATTGGAGGCCATGGAAAGCGAACCTGGCCCTGAGACTGTGAAAGAAGTTGAGGATGACAATATATCCGTCACCATCCAGGCCGAAGATGCAATCACATTGGATGTGGATGGCGACGACCTCCTGGAGACAGGTAAACATGTGAAACTTCCAGATTCTGAGGCAGAAAAGGGCTCCGAAGAAGCTGAGGTCTCTGCTGAGATGGGGCAGGGCACAGATTCGCTGGCTGAAGAGATAGATGACCACAAAGATGGTAAGAGAGATGATGGGCTGAAGTCTGATGCCGCTAAGAAGGACAACAGAGAAACCTCGAAGAAAGGAGAAACAGGAGAGAAGGAAAAGGATTCTGGGAAGAAAGGCCCCTCTTCAACTGGGGCAACAGGTCAAGCAAAGAG ctCTTCAAAGGACAGGGATGGAAAAGCCACGAAAGATGAAAAGG GAGGCAGCAGCACCAGCTCTTCTCGCAATCTATGGGTGAGTGGTCTGTCTTCAAACACCAAAGCAGCTGATCTGAAGAACCTCTTTGGCAAATACGGAAGG GTTTTTAGTGCCAAAGTTGTCACCAACGCTCGTAGCCCAGGAGCCAAGTGTTATGGTTTAGTCACCATGTCATCCAGCGCGGAAGTGACCAGGTGCATCTCTCACCTCGACCGCACAGAACTCCACGGACAGCAAATATCTGTGGACAGG GTGAAAACTGACCCATTTAAGAAGGACTTCTCAAAGAAAGAAGGGGAAGAGAAGAACAGTTCCAGTAAAACCTCTGGAGAAAAGCGCACTCCAACTGGAACCAAAACCTCCAGCAA GACTCAAGTTTCCTCTAAAAAGGAAGAGAAGAAACCTGAAAAACCCTCTGAGAAAGATGGCAAAGATGCCAAAAAGCCAGACTCCAAGAGCAACAAATCTGACACAACGTTTAATTCGGGAGCAGAAGCATCTAAGAAAGACGAAAGGAAGCATGGGC GAAAGACTCCAAGCAAGATGATCATGATTGACCAATCTAAAAGAGAGCAGCCTTTTAATAAAGCTCGACCTCCTTTCAGAAGGGGTGGAAGGTTTGAAAAG CCTGGTCCACTCAATATGATGAACAGACGGCCTAGATGGTTCATACCACCTGAGGAG ATGGAGATGAAGAAGGGCAGGCTCATGCTCAACAAAGGGGGCAACAAGGACATCCTTCCATTTGAGAAAATGAAGGAGCAGCGGATGCGTGAGCGCATGGTCAGAATGGAGCGTGTTCGCAGGGCCATGGAGCTGCGCAG ACGGCGTGAGATAGCTGAGAGGGAGCGTCGGGAAAGGGAGCGAATCCGTATCATGCGCGAGCGGGAAGAGAGGGATAACCTGATGAGAGAGCGGCAAAGACTGGAAATGGAGAGGCAGAAACTTGAGCGTGAGcgcatggagagagagagattggagCGAGAGAGGATTCGCATCGAGCAG GAGCGGCGCAAGGAAGCAGAGCGTTTGATTCGTGAACGCGAGGAACTGAGACGACAGCAGGAACAGCTGCGTTATGAACAGGAGAAACGAAACAACTTAAAGAGGGGACGTGATGTTGACCAGAG GAGGGATGACCCCTACTGGAGTGGCGGTAAAAAGATGCACACCGAGCCAGAGGGAAGGATGAGTCAGGGTTCAGACTATAACAACCGGCAGCAGAACCGCTTTAATGACTTTCACCCTAGAGACCGGAATCGATACCCTCCCACATCAACTGTGCAGTCCAACAACTTTGATAG AAGAAACCGTTTTGACAATGAAGCAGATTCAAAAAAGAATCGTCCCGCTCCACGTCGAGAAGGATCCGGGTTTGATCGTTATCCTAAAAACTTTGAGCCTGTGAGGAGAGCGGAACCCCCACCACCTCCCCGCACAGAGCTGAGGGACAGTGACAGGCGAGAGATTCGTGACCGTGATGAGCGCAGGCAGGTAGCCATGCCTGATCGAGCAGCGGGAGGCAGAGCACCACCTCAAGCTATGGCTCACTCCAGACCCCCCAGAGATGGCAACCATAGCTGGAAGAGCGATGGGGGATTGAACTCAAAACAAGATGTCAG AGGAGCAGTGCGGCTGCGCCCAGATCGTCCTGGCAGAGAAGGGCCCGGTCCTGCTATGAGAGGGGCTTCTACAGCCAACCGAGGCAGGACCAGTTTCAACAGCCGAGATGGAGGCCGGCCTGTTGTTATGGGAGACCAG CAGCCTTTTGGCAGCGGCAGGCAGGTGGTGGTGGAAAGACACGGGCGTGATCCAGGTCCCAGGAAAGACTGGCATGGAGCAGCGGGGTCACAGAGTGGAGGATTTCCCGATAACCGCAGAATAGGAGAGACTCGGCCGGGCATGATGGCACCACACTCAAA CCATCCTTCCACTGGAATGAACAGAATTGTGCAGATCACTAATGTTCCCATGGCTGGTGGCAGTGGAGGATTCAAACCCTTTAAAGGGCGCTTCTAG
- the sltm gene encoding SAFB-like transcription modulator isoform X1 — protein MASGAISAETKKITDLRVVDLKSELKRRNLDVTGVKNTLVARLKQALEDEGGDPDNIEITVSADTPTRKHVKSKGKKTDQDADAVMEEEPLSKETEEEESEKDVTDTDDGTRENSKTFSCEDGLAEPEADVEPDLEAEVETEPEPEPEPEPEAEAEVEAEREADPEFSALEAMESEPGPETVKEVEDDNISVTIQAEDAITLDVDGDDLLETGKHVKLPDSEAEKGSEEAEVSAEMGQGTDSLAEEIDDHKDGKRDDGLKSDAAKKDNRETSKKGETGEKEKDSGKKGPSSTGATGQAKSSSKDRDGKATKDEKGGSSTSSSRNLWVSGLSSNTKAADLKNLFGKYGRVFSAKVVTNARSPGAKCYGLVTMSSSAEVTRCISHLDRTELHGQQISVDRVKTDPFKKDFSKKEGEEKNSSSKTSGEKRTPTGTKTSSKTQVSSKKEEKKPEKPSEKDGKDAKKPDSKSNKSDTTFNSGAEASKKDERKHGRKTPSKMIMIDQSKREQPFNKARPPFRRGGRFEKPGPLNMMNRRPRWFIPPEEMEMKKGRLMLNKGGNKDILPFEKMKEQRMRERMVRMERVRRAMELRRRREIAERERRERERIRIMREREERDNLMRERQRLEMERQKLERERMERERLERERIRIEQERRKEAERLIREREELRRQQEQLRYEQEKRNNLKRGRDVDQRRDDPYWSGGKKMHTEPEGRMSQGSDYNNRQQNRFNDFHPRDRNRYPPTSTVQSNNFDRRNRFDNEADSKKNRPAPRREGSGFDRYPKNFEPVRRAEPPPPPRTELRDSDRREIRDRDERRQVAMPDRAAGGRAPPQAMAHSRPPRDGNHSWKSDGGLNSKQDVRGAVRLRPDRPGREGPGPAMRGASTANRGRTSFNSRDGGRPVVMGDQQPFGSGRQVVVERHGRDPGPRKDWHGAAGSQSGGFPDNRRIGETRPGMMAPHSNHPSTGMNRIVQITNVPMAGGSGGFKPFKGRF, from the exons ATGGCGTCGGGAGCCATTTCAGCGGAGACGAAGAAGATCACAGATTTACGCGTTGTAGACCTAAAATCTGAACTCAAACGACGAAATTTGGATGTTACTGGGGTGAAAAATACTCTTGTAGCGAGATTGAAACAG GCTTTAGAAGATGAAGGTGGAGATCCTGACAACATCGAGATTACAGTGTCTGCTGACACGCCCACAAGAAAACATGTCAAATCTAAAG GAAAGAAGACGGACCAGGATGCTGATGCCGTCATGGAAGAGGAACCTTTGTCTAAG GAAACCGAAGAGGAGGAATCAGAGAAAG ATGTAACGGATACTGATGATGGTACTCGTGAAAATTCTAAAACCTTCTCCTGTGAAGATGGCCTTGCAGAGCCTGAGGCTGATGTGGAGCCCGATCTTGAGGCAGAGGTGGAAACAGAGCCTGAACCAGAGCCTGAGCCTGAACCCGAGGCTGAAGCAGAGGTTGAGGCGGAGAGAGAAGCCGACCCCGAATTCTCAGCATTGGAGGCCATGGAAAGCGAACCTGGCCCTGAGACTGTGAAAGAAGTTGAGGATGACAATATATCCGTCACCATCCAGGCCGAAGATGCAATCACATTGGATGTGGATGGCGACGACCTCCTGGAGACAGGTAAACATGTGAAACTTCCAGATTCTGAGGCAGAAAAGGGCTCCGAAGAAGCTGAGGTCTCTGCTGAGATGGGGCAGGGCACAGATTCGCTGGCTGAAGAGATAGATGACCACAAAGATGGTAAGAGAGATGATGGGCTGAAGTCTGATGCCGCTAAGAAGGACAACAGAGAAACCTCGAAGAAAGGAGAAACAGGAGAGAAGGAAAAGGATTCTGGGAAGAAAGGCCCCTCTTCAACTGGGGCAACAGGTCAAGCAAAGAG ctCTTCAAAGGACAGGGATGGAAAAGCCACGAAAGATGAAAAGG GAGGCAGCAGCACCAGCTCTTCTCGCAATCTATGGGTGAGTGGTCTGTCTTCAAACACCAAAGCAGCTGATCTGAAGAACCTCTTTGGCAAATACGGAAGG GTTTTTAGTGCCAAAGTTGTCACCAACGCTCGTAGCCCAGGAGCCAAGTGTTATGGTTTAGTCACCATGTCATCCAGCGCGGAAGTGACCAGGTGCATCTCTCACCTCGACCGCACAGAACTCCACGGACAGCAAATATCTGTGGACAGG GTGAAAACTGACCCATTTAAGAAGGACTTCTCAAAGAAAGAAGGGGAAGAGAAGAACAGTTCCAGTAAAACCTCTGGAGAAAAGCGCACTCCAACTGGAACCAAAACCTCCAGCAA GACTCAAGTTTCCTCTAAAAAGGAAGAGAAGAAACCTGAAAAACCCTCTGAGAAAGATGGCAAAGATGCCAAAAAGCCAGACTCCAAGAGCAACAAATCTGACACAACGTTTAATTCGGGAGCAGAAGCATCTAAGAAAGACGAAAGGAAGCATGGGC GAAAGACTCCAAGCAAGATGATCATGATTGACCAATCTAAAAGAGAGCAGCCTTTTAATAAAGCTCGACCTCCTTTCAGAAGGGGTGGAAGGTTTGAAAAG CCTGGTCCACTCAATATGATGAACAGACGGCCTAGATGGTTCATACCACCTGAGGAG ATGGAGATGAAGAAGGGCAGGCTCATGCTCAACAAAGGGGGCAACAAGGACATCCTTCCATTTGAGAAAATGAAGGAGCAGCGGATGCGTGAGCGCATGGTCAGAATGGAGCGTGTTCGCAGGGCCATGGAGCTGCGCAG ACGGCGTGAGATAGCTGAGAGGGAGCGTCGGGAAAGGGAGCGAATCCGTATCATGCGCGAGCGGGAAGAGAGGGATAACCTGATGAGAGAGCGGCAAAGACTGGAAATGGAGAGGCAGAAACTTGAGCGTGAGcgcatggagagagagagattggagCGAGAGAGGATTCGCATCGAGCAG GAGCGGCGCAAGGAAGCAGAGCGTTTGATTCGTGAACGCGAGGAACTGAGACGACAGCAGGAACAGCTGCGTTATGAACAGGAGAAACGAAACAACTTAAAGAGGGGACGTGATGTTGACCAGAG GAGGGATGACCCCTACTGGAGTGGCGGTAAAAAGATGCACACCGAGCCAGAGGGAAGGATGAGTCAGGGTTCAGACTATAACAACCGGCAGCAGAACCGCTTTAATGACTTTCACCCTAGAGACCGGAATCGATACCCTCCCACATCAACTGTGCAGTCCAACAACTTTGATAG AAGAAACCGTTTTGACAATGAAGCAGATTCAAAAAAGAATCGTCCCGCTCCACGTCGAGAAGGATCCGGGTTTGATCGTTATCCTAAAAACTTTGAGCCTGTGAGGAGAGCGGAACCCCCACCACCTCCCCGCACAGAGCTGAGGGACAGTGACAGGCGAGAGATTCGTGACCGTGATGAGCGCAGGCAGGTAGCCATGCCTGATCGAGCAGCGGGAGGCAGAGCACCACCTCAAGCTATGGCTCACTCCAGACCCCCCAGAGATGGCAACCATAGCTGGAAGAGCGATGGGGGATTGAACTCAAAACAAGATGTCAG AGGAGCAGTGCGGCTGCGCCCAGATCGTCCTGGCAGAGAAGGGCCCGGTCCTGCTATGAGAGGGGCTTCTACAGCCAACCGAGGCAGGACCAGTTTCAACAGCCGAGATGGAGGCCGGCCTGTTGTTATGGGAGACCAG CAGCCTTTTGGCAGCGGCAGGCAGGTGGTGGTGGAAAGACACGGGCGTGATCCAGGTCCCAGGAAAGACTGGCATGGAGCAGCGGGGTCACAGAGTGGAGGATTTCCCGATAACCGCAGAATAGGAGAGACTCGGCCGGGCATGATGGCACCACACTCAAA CCATCCTTCCACTGGAATGAACAGAATTGTGCAGATCACTAATGTTCCCATGGCTGGTGGCAGTGGAGGATTCAAACCCTTTAAAGGGCGCTTCTAG